Proteins from a genomic interval of Rubinisphaera italica:
- a CDS encoding divalent metal cation transporter, with protein MNDPQADAATESTELAYLKELQAKPFLKRMLGYFSLSGPGWLQGAITLGGGSLSGSLYLGVLAGFGLMWLQPLAMIMGIIMLSAIAYVSLSTGERPFDAINKHINPVLGWGWAIATMMANFVWCMPQFALGTAAIQQNLLPGVFGAGAMDDFTSKLIIVIFLLISTGTIIWFYDSGSKGIRIFELLLKIMVGIVVLCFFGVVLKMTFSGEGLDWGRILAGFIPDLSLMSRPSDQFTAILAQTGEYSKFWTDKIVSEQQQVMITAAATAVGINMTFLLPYSMLRKGWGRVHRELAIFDLAFGLFIPFLLATSCVVIASATQFHAQPAPGFMGEVDEQGNAIAPAGNLVGGYNKLVEKRLEQQVSAGEFAILKADPAAMKAAVSDLPAADRELAAMLVTRDAFNLAGSLKELTGPIFSQVIFGIGVLGMAVSTIIILMLINGFVICEIFKLPHTGMYHRAGCYLAGLSGALGPFLWSGDAKLWLAVPTSMFGMVLLPVAYFTFMFMMNSKSLMGASRPKGVQLVVWNILMLTASLLAAFGSFWSIYSSPYRMVGFVAMGVFIGLAVVVGIIRKPSEPMLIAGDSDTTGSAS; from the coding sequence ATGAACGATCCCCAGGCAGATGCCGCAACCGAATCCACTGAACTAGCTTATCTCAAAGAGTTGCAGGCCAAACCATTCCTGAAACGGATGTTGGGCTACTTTTCCCTTTCCGGACCAGGTTGGCTGCAAGGTGCCATTACTCTCGGTGGTGGCTCACTTTCGGGCAGTTTATACTTAGGTGTACTGGCTGGTTTTGGCCTGATGTGGCTGCAACCACTGGCAATGATTATGGGAATCATCATGCTCAGTGCAATTGCTTATGTCTCCCTCTCGACGGGCGAACGGCCTTTTGATGCAATCAATAAGCACATCAATCCGGTCCTCGGCTGGGGTTGGGCGATTGCGACCATGATGGCCAACTTTGTCTGGTGTATGCCGCAGTTTGCTCTCGGGACCGCTGCCATTCAACAGAATTTACTGCCTGGCGTCTTCGGAGCCGGGGCAATGGATGACTTTACCAGCAAGCTGATCATCGTCATTTTCCTGCTGATCTCAACAGGAACCATTATCTGGTTTTACGATTCCGGCAGCAAAGGAATTCGTATTTTCGAATTGCTGCTTAAGATCATGGTTGGAATTGTCGTGCTCTGTTTCTTCGGCGTCGTTCTGAAAATGACCTTCAGTGGAGAGGGACTGGATTGGGGGAGGATTCTGGCTGGTTTCATTCCCGATCTCAGCCTGATGTCGCGGCCATCCGATCAATTCACTGCGATTCTGGCGCAAACAGGCGAGTACTCTAAATTCTGGACTGATAAAATTGTTTCCGAACAACAGCAGGTCATGATTACCGCTGCTGCAACGGCCGTCGGGATCAATATGACATTCCTGCTCCCGTATTCCATGCTGAGAAAAGGCTGGGGACGCGTGCATCGCGAACTGGCGATTTTCGATCTCGCTTTTGGATTGTTCATCCCCTTCCTGCTGGCGACCAGTTGTGTAGTGATTGCTTCTGCAACTCAATTTCATGCTCAGCCCGCTCCCGGATTTATGGGTGAAGTTGATGAACAGGGAAATGCAATTGCACCAGCTGGCAATCTCGTCGGTGGCTACAACAAACTGGTAGAGAAACGACTCGAACAGCAAGTGTCTGCTGGAGAGTTCGCAATTTTAAAAGCTGACCCCGCTGCGATGAAAGCAGCCGTCAGCGATCTTCCTGCAGCCGATCGTGAACTGGCTGCTATGCTGGTTACTCGAGATGCGTTCAATCTGGCAGGTTCACTCAAAGAATTGACTGGCCCGATCTTCTCACAAGTCATTTTCGGAATCGGCGTGCTCGGCATGGCCGTCTCCACGATTATCATACTGATGCTGATCAACGGTTTCGTGATCTGTGAAATCTTCAAGTTGCCTCACACGGGAATGTATCACCGAGCAGGCTGTTATCTGGCTGGTTTGTCTGGTGCACTTGGACCGTTCCTGTGGTCGGGTGACGCCAAACTCTGGCTGGCCGTACCGACATCAATGTTCGGAATGGTTCTATTACCAGTTGCTTACTTTACTTTCATGTTCATGATGAATTCAAAAAGCCTGATGGGAGCAAGTCGACCAAAGGGAGTTCAGCTTGTCGTCTGGAACATTCTGATGCTGACCGCCTCACTGCTGGCTGCATTCGGAAGCTTCTGGAGCATCTACTCCAGCCCTTATCGCATGGTTGGCTTTGTGGCGATGGGTGTATTTATCGGACTGGCGGTGGTGGTTGGCATAATCCGCAAACCTTCCGAACCTATGCTGATCGCTGGAGATTCCGATACAACAGGTTCTGCATCCTGA
- a CDS encoding acyl-CoA thioesterase: MPDITSNTTRIRVRYSETDAMGFLHHGNYPAYFEEARTDLFRVNGGDYRAMEERGLFFVVVSMNFRFRNPARYDDLLHVTATIDKVSAAKLEHSYRVMRGETLIAEGSTVLAMVDAQGVVQRITDDLPGTATG, translated from the coding sequence ATGCCCGATATCACCAGTAATACAACCCGTATTCGTGTCCGTTACAGTGAAACGGATGCGATGGGGTTTCTCCATCATGGAAACTACCCCGCTTATTTTGAAGAAGCCCGGACAGATCTATTTCGTGTGAACGGTGGTGATTACAGGGCAATGGAAGAGAGAGGGCTGTTTTTTGTTGTTGTTTCAATGAATTTCCGCTTTCGGAACCCGGCTCGCTATGACGATCTCCTCCATGTGACCGCCACCATCGACAAGGTCTCGGCTGCAAAACTGGAGCACTCGTATCGTGTGATGCGCGGAGAAACCCTAATCGCCGAAGGCTCTACGGTATTGGCCATGGTCGATGCACAGGGGGTCGTTCAGCGAATCACAGATGATCTTCCCGGAACTGCAACCGGATAA
- a CDS encoding diguanylate cyclase, with protein sequence MLLDDISVRKTGRTTRGARYASSQRGLLALVELHQHAIELEAIEEETPTPNAISPAILRDLLTCLHFRDENTFLHSRRVSLIVVGLAKQLCWNAEAIREIELAAMLHDIGKIGIPDHILFKPGRYTIEEASLMSLRTSIAEDILDICCIPLRIRNIIVESRLPFSRMEDYLRPLGKDLSQAGRLLAVADAYESLSRDQIYRDAKSGPEINKILNERAGSMYDASIVQTLIRWVENGGEAALQDVGKESAMNGMTAQSGASLAMTSLSNIFSHLYTLEQAYDGFVIVGVEGKILLANRGCREIFQQADRDWSGQLWNGELCPQADAYQNLLSDDNLPVYRTMTDKMPSTTTIKVPQPENLWEELEVQSIPMFDFNEELIGVGEFYRRKQRNRVESAKFRELSLQASRDALTGVANRGTLENQLSRAMANFKDDPIENLFSVVYLDIDHFKSINDTFGHATGDDVLVTLAKLLREEAYASEFVARYGGEEFVIVCPGLTASQAFKRAERFRLEIAKLKFETATSLKITSSFGVSQVEERDSLESVLMRADKALYQSKDQGRNRSTLLQQSDIHQENKPESSRAGFVFEASINGVLFDNFLILKLQGFAEQNHAKLLKVQEGNVQFQFGRKRFFKRWGKNAEYQPVRVEIDARAALSAHGSRSNSQRLNVKITPIGIPANPEMFKLRAQYAYSTLRSHFLSQD encoded by the coding sequence ATGTTATTGGATGACATTTCCGTTCGAAAAACTGGTCGAACGACTCGGGGAGCTCGGTATGCCTCATCTCAACGGGGTTTATTGGCGCTGGTTGAATTGCATCAGCACGCAATTGAACTGGAAGCCATCGAAGAAGAAACACCGACTCCGAATGCAATCTCTCCAGCAATCTTGCGAGATCTGCTCACCTGTCTGCACTTTCGGGATGAAAATACGTTTCTGCATTCTCGTCGCGTTTCGTTGATTGTCGTCGGTTTGGCCAAGCAACTCTGCTGGAATGCAGAAGCGATTCGTGAGATTGAATTGGCGGCTATGCTGCACGACATCGGCAAGATCGGGATCCCCGATCACATCCTGTTCAAGCCAGGCAGATATACCATTGAAGAAGCATCGTTAATGTCGTTACGAACTTCAATTGCAGAAGATATCCTCGATATCTGCTGTATTCCACTACGAATACGGAATATCATTGTGGAATCTCGTCTGCCATTTTCCAGAATGGAAGATTATCTCCGCCCTCTGGGAAAAGATCTCTCACAGGCAGGTCGCCTGCTGGCGGTTGCCGATGCCTATGAATCACTGTCGCGCGATCAGATTTATCGTGACGCGAAATCGGGACCGGAAATCAATAAAATCCTCAATGAACGCGCCGGTTCCATGTACGATGCGAGCATCGTGCAGACATTAATTCGCTGGGTTGAAAATGGTGGCGAGGCCGCCCTTCAGGATGTCGGTAAAGAATCGGCAATGAATGGGATGACTGCCCAGAGTGGAGCTTCTCTGGCGATGACTTCTCTCAGTAATATCTTCAGCCATCTTTACACACTCGAACAGGCATACGATGGGTTTGTGATTGTGGGAGTCGAAGGCAAAATCCTGTTGGCCAATCGAGGTTGTCGGGAAATCTTCCAGCAAGCTGATCGGGACTGGTCTGGTCAGTTATGGAATGGAGAATTATGTCCGCAGGCTGATGCTTATCAGAATCTCCTCAGCGATGACAATCTGCCTGTATACAGGACTATGACAGATAAAATGCCGTCAACCACTACGATTAAAGTTCCACAACCTGAAAATCTCTGGGAAGAACTGGAGGTTCAATCGATCCCCATGTTTGACTTCAATGAGGAACTGATTGGTGTCGGAGAATTTTATCGACGCAAGCAGCGGAATCGTGTGGAGTCGGCTAAATTTCGAGAACTCTCACTGCAGGCCAGTCGGGACGCTTTAACAGGTGTCGCGAATCGGGGCACCTTGGAAAATCAACTTTCTCGGGCAATGGCTAACTTTAAAGACGATCCCATTGAAAATCTCTTCTCGGTGGTTTATCTGGATATCGACCACTTCAAGTCAATCAACGACACCTTCGGCCATGCCACAGGGGATGATGTCCTGGTAACACTGGCAAAGCTATTACGAGAAGAAGCGTATGCGAGTGAATTTGTAGCTCGGTACGGCGGCGAAGAATTTGTGATTGTCTGTCCAGGGCTGACAGCCAGTCAGGCGTTCAAACGCGCAGAGCGTTTTCGCCTGGAAATTGCCAAACTTAAATTCGAAACTGCAACGTCTTTGAAAATCACTTCGTCATTCGGTGTCTCACAGGTCGAAGAGAGAGATTCACTCGAAAGTGTTCTCATGCGTGCAGACAAAGCGTTGTATCAATCGAAGGACCAGGGACGAAATCGATCCACCTTGCTTCAGCAATCCGATATTCATCAGGAAAATAAGCCGGAAAGTTCCCGGGCAGGGTTTGTGTTTGAAGCCTCAATCAATGGTGTGCTCTTCGACAACTTCCTGATCCTCAAATTACAGGGATTTGCAGAGCAGAATCATGCGAAGTTACTCAAAGTTCAGGAAGGCAATGTCCAGTTTCAGTTCGGACGCAAAAGGTTCTTTAAACGCTGGGGTAAGAATGCCGAATACCAACCGGTTCGTGTTGAGATCGATGCCAGGGCGGCTTTAAGTGCCCATGGCAGCCGGTCAAACTCCCAGAGATTGAATGTAAAAATCACACCGATTGGAATCCCCGCCAACCCGGAAATGTTCAAATTGCGTGCCCAATATGCCTATAGCACTTTGCGATCTCACTTTCTGAGCCAGGACTAA